A region from the Aegilops tauschii subsp. strangulata cultivar AL8/78 chromosome 5, Aet v6.0, whole genome shotgun sequence genome encodes:
- the LOC109775122 gene encoding uncharacterized protein → MTEVTKEKCRPADKLQHSINDAIVGVPGGATAACWDCSICLEVASEPVVTLCGHLYCWPCIFRWLTTSSKSKSRASPSARCPVCKAAVSEDHLVPLYGRARATTLSPAGGRGGGVCQVPCRSPVPGPNVEERLHGPDSDDGGNFYYYYDNVGINGLDCSNAERLLGGIALAVLLPWATRGAGGRPPPPSLYRDGEGWRMARQQRRVARRLRQIWVFLAMVAFLCFLLL, encoded by the coding sequence atgacgGAGGTGACCAAGGAGAAATGCCGGCCGGCCGACAAGCTGCAGCATAGCATCAATGATGCCATCGTCGGAGTGCCTGGCGGCGCGACGGCGGCGTGCTGGGACTGCAGCATCTGCCTGGAGGTGGCGTCGGAGCCGGTGGTGACGCTGTGCGGCCACCTCTACTGCTGGCCCTGCATCTTCCGCTGGCTCACCACCTCCTCCAAGTCCAAGTCCCGCGCCTCGCCCTCCGCGCGCTGCCCCGTCTGCAAGGCCGCCGTCTCCGAGGACCACCTCGTGCCGCTCTACGGCCGCGCTCGCGCCACCACCCTAAGCCCGGCCGGAGGCAGAGGAGGCGGCGTCTGTCAGGTGCCGTGTCGTTCGCCGGTGCCGGGGCCGAACGTGGAGGAGCGCCTTCACGGGCCGGACTCGGACGATGGCGGCAACTTCTACTACTACTACGACAACGTCGGCATCAATGGCCTGGACTGCTCCAACGCGGAGCGCTTGCTCGGCGGCATCGCGCTGGCGGTGCTACTCCCATGGGCGACGAGGGGCGCCGGTGGAAGGCCGCCACCGCCGTCGTTGTACCGCGACGGCGAGGGCTGGAGGATGGCGCGCCAGCAGAGGCGGGTGGCGCGCAGGTTGCGGCAGATATGGGTGTTCCTCGCCATGGTGGCGTTCCTCTGCTTCCTCCTTCTTTGA